The following proteins are co-located in the Accipiter gentilis chromosome 27, bAccGen1.1, whole genome shotgun sequence genome:
- the CEP76 gene encoding centrosomal protein of 76 kDa isoform X2: MSLPPEKASELKQIIHQQLVKMDVHGRIREVLAETIREELAPEHQQLSTEDLIKALRQRGIIDDVMKELKFVTDVNEKERTSAPKPSTHFVAREPPVLKRTNIDPTRRYLYLQVLGGKAFLEHLQEPEPLPGQICSTFTLCLHFRNQRFRSKPVPCACEPDFHDGFLLEVHKDSLGDGSKMVDATTMLSICDPVHMVLIKTDTFGETTLVASYFLEWRSVLAAENGITNVAVELLGVGTESKVSVGVLNIRLEMYPQLNKTLSPEITNTQFALERQKTAEKERLFLVYAKQWWREYLQIRPTHNIRLVKIFAQDENGVNRPVCSYIRPLRAGRLLDTPRQAARFVSVLGYERAPVIGGGGGKQEQWCTLLAFLCRNQGDCEDHANLLCSLLLGFGLEAFVCVGTKAKGVPHTWVMTCGTDGTITFWESLTGHRYIHRPINPDDPPLVEQPKPLYPYRTIGCIFNHQKFFGNCQPSDAVEVCVFDLHDESKWKPMSGEAIKSVCSPGTTSSVPPFPPLCASTIDAAVTSNEMELQLRILVSEHRKDLGLSTVWDDHLSYLLSPALAAYELERTTSISAGNEEFQDAVRRAVPDGHTFKGFPIHFVYRNARRAFATCLR; this comes from the exons ATGTCGCTGCCGCCGGAGAAAGCCTCCGAGCTGAAGCAGATCATTCACCAGCAGCTGGTCAAG ATGGATGTCCATGGCAGGATAAGAGAAGTTCTTGCTGAGACTATACGTGAAGAGTTAGCACCTGAGCATCAGCAGTTATCCACAGAAGATCTGATAAAAGCCTTAAGGCAACGAGGAATCATTGATGATGTTATGAAGGAACTTAAATTTGTAACT GATGTGAATGAAAAGGAGAGGACTTCAGCTCCAAAACCATCAACACATTTTGTTGCCAGAGAACCACCAGTTTTGAAAAGAA CTAACATTGACCCAACACGGAGGTATCTTTACCTTCAGGTTTTGGGTGGAAAAGCTTTTCTGGAGCATCTTCAGGAACCGGAGCCTCTGCCTGGCCAAATCTGTTCTACCTTCACTCTGTGTTTACATTTTCGAAATCAGCGCTTCCGTTCTAAACCTGTACCCTGTGCCTGCGAGCCAGATTTTCATGATGGTTTTTTACTTGAAGTACACAAGGATAGCCTAG GTGATGGAAGTAAAATGGTGGATGCAACCACTATGTTATCTATATGTGATCCAGTGCATATGGTTCTGATCAAAACAGACACATTTGGTGAGACAACGCTAGTAGCATCCTATTTCTTGGAGTGGCGATCTGTCTTGGCAGCAGAGAATGGCATAACAAACGTTGCTGTTGAACTCCTGGGTGTGG GTACAGAATCAAAGGTTTCTGTTGGTGTTTTAAACATCAGACTGGAAATGTATCCACAGCTTAATAAAACACTGTCTCCGGAAATAACTAATACTCAA TTTGCTTTGGAACgtcagaaaacagcagaaaaagaacgGTTATTTCTTGTGTATGCTAAGCAATGGTGGAGAGAATACCTACAGATTAGGCCTACACACAACATAAGGCTGGTAAAGATTTTTGCACAG GATGAAAATGGAGTAAACCGTCCAGTATGTTCATATATCAGACCACTTCGAGCAGGCCGGTTACTAGACACACCTAGACAAGCAGCACGATTTGTCAGTGTCCTGGGTTATGAAAGAGCTCCTGTCATTGGAGGAGGTGGTGGCAAACAAGAACAGTGGTGCACCCTTCTTGCTTTTTTATGTAGAAACCAG GGTGACTGTGAAGATCATGCTAACCTTCTGTGCAGTCTTCTTCTTGGATTTGGATTGGAAGCCTTTGTGTGCGTTGGAACAAAAGCAAAAGGAGTCCCCCACACTTGGGTAATGACCTGTGGAACTGATGGAACAATTACTTTTTGGGAGAGCTTAACAGGACATAG GTACATCCACAGACCTATCAACCCTGATGACCCTCCACTAGTTGAACAACCCAAGCCACTGTATCCTTACCGCACAATAGGTTGTATCTTCAACCACCAAAAGTTCTTTGGAAATTGTCAGCCCTCTGATGCTGTGGAGGTCTGTGTGTTTGACCTGCATGATGAATCTAAATGGAAACCAATGAGTGGAGAAGCAATAAAATCTGTATGTTCCCCTGGAACGACATCTTCAgttcccccttttcctcctctgtgtgcTTCCACAATAGATGCTGCGGTAACAAGCAATGAGATGGAATTGCAGCTGAGAATATTGGTCTCTGAACACAGAAAG GATCTTGGCCTTTCCACTGTTTGGGATGACCATCTATCCTATCTGTTGTCACCAGCATTAGCTGCCTATGAGCTCGAACGTACAACAAGTATATCTGCAGGAAACGAAGAGTTTCAAGATGCTGTAAGAAGAGCAGTACCTGATGGCCACACTTTTAAAGGGTTTCCTATCCATTTTGTATACAGAAATGCCAGGAGGGCATTTGCCACATGTCTTCGGTAG
- the CEP76 gene encoding centrosomal protein of 76 kDa isoform X1, with amino-acid sequence MSLPPEKASELKQIIHQQLVKMDVHGRIREVLAETIREELAPEHQQLSTEDLIKALRQRGIIDDVMKELKFVTDVNEKERTSAPKPSTHFVAREPPVLKRTNIDPTRRYLYLQVLGGKAFLEHLQEPEPLPGQICSTFTLCLHFRNQRFRSKPVPCACEPDFHDGFLLEVHKDSLGDGSKMVDATTMLSICDPVHMVLIKTDTFGETTLVASYFLEWRSVLAAENGITNVAVELLGVGTESKVSVGVLNIRLEMYPQLNKTLSPEITNTQFALERQKTAEKERLFLVYAKQWWREYLQIRPTHNIRLVKIFAQDENGVNRPVCSYIRPLRAGRLLDTPRQAARFVSVLGYERAPVIGGGGGKQEQWCTLLAFLCRNQGDCEDHANLLCSLLLGFGLEAFVCVGTKAKGVPHTWVMTCGTDGTITFWESLTGHRYIHRPINPDDPPLVEQPKPLYPYRTIGCIFNHQKFFGNCQPSDAVEVCVFDLHDESKWKPMSGEAIKSVCSPGTTSSVPPFPPLCASTIDAAVTSNEMELQLRILVSEHRKDLGLSTVWDDHLSYLLSPALAAYELERTTSISAGNEEFQDAVRRAVPDGHTFKGFPIHFVYRNARRAFATCLRSPFCEEIICCRGDQVRLAVRVRVFAYPESACAVWIMFACKYRSVL; translated from the exons ATGTCGCTGCCGCCGGAGAAAGCCTCCGAGCTGAAGCAGATCATTCACCAGCAGCTGGTCAAG ATGGATGTCCATGGCAGGATAAGAGAAGTTCTTGCTGAGACTATACGTGAAGAGTTAGCACCTGAGCATCAGCAGTTATCCACAGAAGATCTGATAAAAGCCTTAAGGCAACGAGGAATCATTGATGATGTTATGAAGGAACTTAAATTTGTAACT GATGTGAATGAAAAGGAGAGGACTTCAGCTCCAAAACCATCAACACATTTTGTTGCCAGAGAACCACCAGTTTTGAAAAGAA CTAACATTGACCCAACACGGAGGTATCTTTACCTTCAGGTTTTGGGTGGAAAAGCTTTTCTGGAGCATCTTCAGGAACCGGAGCCTCTGCCTGGCCAAATCTGTTCTACCTTCACTCTGTGTTTACATTTTCGAAATCAGCGCTTCCGTTCTAAACCTGTACCCTGTGCCTGCGAGCCAGATTTTCATGATGGTTTTTTACTTGAAGTACACAAGGATAGCCTAG GTGATGGAAGTAAAATGGTGGATGCAACCACTATGTTATCTATATGTGATCCAGTGCATATGGTTCTGATCAAAACAGACACATTTGGTGAGACAACGCTAGTAGCATCCTATTTCTTGGAGTGGCGATCTGTCTTGGCAGCAGAGAATGGCATAACAAACGTTGCTGTTGAACTCCTGGGTGTGG GTACAGAATCAAAGGTTTCTGTTGGTGTTTTAAACATCAGACTGGAAATGTATCCACAGCTTAATAAAACACTGTCTCCGGAAATAACTAATACTCAA TTTGCTTTGGAACgtcagaaaacagcagaaaaagaacgGTTATTTCTTGTGTATGCTAAGCAATGGTGGAGAGAATACCTACAGATTAGGCCTACACACAACATAAGGCTGGTAAAGATTTTTGCACAG GATGAAAATGGAGTAAACCGTCCAGTATGTTCATATATCAGACCACTTCGAGCAGGCCGGTTACTAGACACACCTAGACAAGCAGCACGATTTGTCAGTGTCCTGGGTTATGAAAGAGCTCCTGTCATTGGAGGAGGTGGTGGCAAACAAGAACAGTGGTGCACCCTTCTTGCTTTTTTATGTAGAAACCAG GGTGACTGTGAAGATCATGCTAACCTTCTGTGCAGTCTTCTTCTTGGATTTGGATTGGAAGCCTTTGTGTGCGTTGGAACAAAAGCAAAAGGAGTCCCCCACACTTGGGTAATGACCTGTGGAACTGATGGAACAATTACTTTTTGGGAGAGCTTAACAGGACATAG GTACATCCACAGACCTATCAACCCTGATGACCCTCCACTAGTTGAACAACCCAAGCCACTGTATCCTTACCGCACAATAGGTTGTATCTTCAACCACCAAAAGTTCTTTGGAAATTGTCAGCCCTCTGATGCTGTGGAGGTCTGTGTGTTTGACCTGCATGATGAATCTAAATGGAAACCAATGAGTGGAGAAGCAATAAAATCTGTATGTTCCCCTGGAACGACATCTTCAgttcccccttttcctcctctgtgtgcTTCCACAATAGATGCTGCGGTAACAAGCAATGAGATGGAATTGCAGCTGAGAATATTGGTCTCTGAACACAGAAAG GATCTTGGCCTTTCCACTGTTTGGGATGACCATCTATCCTATCTGTTGTCACCAGCATTAGCTGCCTATGAGCTCGAACGTACAACAAGTATATCTGCAGGAAACGAAGAGTTTCAAGATGCTGTAAGAAGAGCAGTACCTGATGGCCACACTTTTAAAGGGTTTCCTATCCATTTTGTATACAGAAATGCCAGGAGGGCATTTGCCACATGTCTTCG GTCTCCTTTTTGTGAAGAAATAATCTGTTGTAGGGGAGACCAAGTGCGCCTTGCAGTTCGTGTACGAGTGTTTGCGTACCCTGAATCTGCATGTGCTGTTTGGATCATGTTTGCTTGTAAATACCGCTctgtcctttga
- the CEP76 gene encoding centrosomal protein of 76 kDa isoform X4, translated as MSLPPEKASELKQIIHQQLVKMDVHGRIREVLAETIREELAPEHQQLSTEDLIKALRQRGIIDDVMKELKFVTDVNEKERTSAPKPSTHFVAREPPVLKRTNIDPTRRYLYLQVLGGKAFLEHLQEPEPLPGQICSTFTLCLHFRNQRFRSKPVPCACEPDFHDGFLLEVHKDSLGDGSKMVDATTMLSICDPVHMVLIKTDTFGETTLVASYFLEWRSVLAAENGITNVAVELLGVGTESKVSVGVLNIRLEMYPQLNKTLSPEITNTQFALERQKTAEKERLFLVYAKQWWREYLQIRPTHNIRLVKIFAQDENGVNRPVCSYIRPLRAGRLLDTPRQAARFVSVLGYERAPVIGGGGGKQEQWCTLLAFLCRNQGDCEDHANLLCSLLLGFGLEAFVCVGTKAKGVPHTWVMTCGTDGTITFWESLTGHRYIHRPINPDDPPLVEQPKPLYPYRTIGCIFNHQKFFGNCQPSDAVEVCVFDLHDESKWKPMSGEAIKSVCSPGTTSSVPPFPPLCASTIDAAVTSNEMELQLRILVSEHRKH; from the exons ATGTCGCTGCCGCCGGAGAAAGCCTCCGAGCTGAAGCAGATCATTCACCAGCAGCTGGTCAAG ATGGATGTCCATGGCAGGATAAGAGAAGTTCTTGCTGAGACTATACGTGAAGAGTTAGCACCTGAGCATCAGCAGTTATCCACAGAAGATCTGATAAAAGCCTTAAGGCAACGAGGAATCATTGATGATGTTATGAAGGAACTTAAATTTGTAACT GATGTGAATGAAAAGGAGAGGACTTCAGCTCCAAAACCATCAACACATTTTGTTGCCAGAGAACCACCAGTTTTGAAAAGAA CTAACATTGACCCAACACGGAGGTATCTTTACCTTCAGGTTTTGGGTGGAAAAGCTTTTCTGGAGCATCTTCAGGAACCGGAGCCTCTGCCTGGCCAAATCTGTTCTACCTTCACTCTGTGTTTACATTTTCGAAATCAGCGCTTCCGTTCTAAACCTGTACCCTGTGCCTGCGAGCCAGATTTTCATGATGGTTTTTTACTTGAAGTACACAAGGATAGCCTAG GTGATGGAAGTAAAATGGTGGATGCAACCACTATGTTATCTATATGTGATCCAGTGCATATGGTTCTGATCAAAACAGACACATTTGGTGAGACAACGCTAGTAGCATCCTATTTCTTGGAGTGGCGATCTGTCTTGGCAGCAGAGAATGGCATAACAAACGTTGCTGTTGAACTCCTGGGTGTGG GTACAGAATCAAAGGTTTCTGTTGGTGTTTTAAACATCAGACTGGAAATGTATCCACAGCTTAATAAAACACTGTCTCCGGAAATAACTAATACTCAA TTTGCTTTGGAACgtcagaaaacagcagaaaaagaacgGTTATTTCTTGTGTATGCTAAGCAATGGTGGAGAGAATACCTACAGATTAGGCCTACACACAACATAAGGCTGGTAAAGATTTTTGCACAG GATGAAAATGGAGTAAACCGTCCAGTATGTTCATATATCAGACCACTTCGAGCAGGCCGGTTACTAGACACACCTAGACAAGCAGCACGATTTGTCAGTGTCCTGGGTTATGAAAGAGCTCCTGTCATTGGAGGAGGTGGTGGCAAACAAGAACAGTGGTGCACCCTTCTTGCTTTTTTATGTAGAAACCAG GGTGACTGTGAAGATCATGCTAACCTTCTGTGCAGTCTTCTTCTTGGATTTGGATTGGAAGCCTTTGTGTGCGTTGGAACAAAAGCAAAAGGAGTCCCCCACACTTGGGTAATGACCTGTGGAACTGATGGAACAATTACTTTTTGGGAGAGCTTAACAGGACATAG GTACATCCACAGACCTATCAACCCTGATGACCCTCCACTAGTTGAACAACCCAAGCCACTGTATCCTTACCGCACAATAGGTTGTATCTTCAACCACCAAAAGTTCTTTGGAAATTGTCAGCCCTCTGATGCTGTGGAGGTCTGTGTGTTTGACCTGCATGATGAATCTAAATGGAAACCAATGAGTGGAGAAGCAATAAAATCTGTATGTTCCCCTGGAACGACATCTTCAgttcccccttttcctcctctgtgtgcTTCCACAATAGATGCTGCGGTAACAAGCAATGAGATGGAATTGCAGCTGAGAATATTGGTCTCTGAACACAGAAAG CATTAG
- the CEP76 gene encoding centrosomal protein of 76 kDa isoform X3 has translation MSLPPEKASELKQIIHQQLVKMDVHGRIREVLAETIREELAPEHQQLSTEDLIKALRQRGIIDDVMKELKFVTDVNEKERTSAPKPSTHFVAREPPVLKRTNIDPTRRYLYLQVLGGKAFLEHLQEPEPLPGQICSTFTLCLHFRNQRFRSKPVPCACEPDFHDGFLLEVHKDSLGTESKVSVGVLNIRLEMYPQLNKTLSPEITNTQFALERQKTAEKERLFLVYAKQWWREYLQIRPTHNIRLVKIFAQDENGVNRPVCSYIRPLRAGRLLDTPRQAARFVSVLGYERAPVIGGGGGKQEQWCTLLAFLCRNQGDCEDHANLLCSLLLGFGLEAFVCVGTKAKGVPHTWVMTCGTDGTITFWESLTGHRYIHRPINPDDPPLVEQPKPLYPYRTIGCIFNHQKFFGNCQPSDAVEVCVFDLHDESKWKPMSGEAIKSVCSPGTTSSVPPFPPLCASTIDAAVTSNEMELQLRILVSEHRKDLGLSTVWDDHLSYLLSPALAAYELERTTSISAGNEEFQDAVRRAVPDGHTFKGFPIHFVYRNARRAFATCLRSPFCEEIICCRGDQVRLAVRVRVFAYPESACAVWIMFACKYRSVL, from the exons ATGTCGCTGCCGCCGGAGAAAGCCTCCGAGCTGAAGCAGATCATTCACCAGCAGCTGGTCAAG ATGGATGTCCATGGCAGGATAAGAGAAGTTCTTGCTGAGACTATACGTGAAGAGTTAGCACCTGAGCATCAGCAGTTATCCACAGAAGATCTGATAAAAGCCTTAAGGCAACGAGGAATCATTGATGATGTTATGAAGGAACTTAAATTTGTAACT GATGTGAATGAAAAGGAGAGGACTTCAGCTCCAAAACCATCAACACATTTTGTTGCCAGAGAACCACCAGTTTTGAAAAGAA CTAACATTGACCCAACACGGAGGTATCTTTACCTTCAGGTTTTGGGTGGAAAAGCTTTTCTGGAGCATCTTCAGGAACCGGAGCCTCTGCCTGGCCAAATCTGTTCTACCTTCACTCTGTGTTTACATTTTCGAAATCAGCGCTTCCGTTCTAAACCTGTACCCTGTGCCTGCGAGCCAGATTTTCATGATGGTTTTTTACTTGAAGTACACAAGGATAGCCTAG GTACAGAATCAAAGGTTTCTGTTGGTGTTTTAAACATCAGACTGGAAATGTATCCACAGCTTAATAAAACACTGTCTCCGGAAATAACTAATACTCAA TTTGCTTTGGAACgtcagaaaacagcagaaaaagaacgGTTATTTCTTGTGTATGCTAAGCAATGGTGGAGAGAATACCTACAGATTAGGCCTACACACAACATAAGGCTGGTAAAGATTTTTGCACAG GATGAAAATGGAGTAAACCGTCCAGTATGTTCATATATCAGACCACTTCGAGCAGGCCGGTTACTAGACACACCTAGACAAGCAGCACGATTTGTCAGTGTCCTGGGTTATGAAAGAGCTCCTGTCATTGGAGGAGGTGGTGGCAAACAAGAACAGTGGTGCACCCTTCTTGCTTTTTTATGTAGAAACCAG GGTGACTGTGAAGATCATGCTAACCTTCTGTGCAGTCTTCTTCTTGGATTTGGATTGGAAGCCTTTGTGTGCGTTGGAACAAAAGCAAAAGGAGTCCCCCACACTTGGGTAATGACCTGTGGAACTGATGGAACAATTACTTTTTGGGAGAGCTTAACAGGACATAG GTACATCCACAGACCTATCAACCCTGATGACCCTCCACTAGTTGAACAACCCAAGCCACTGTATCCTTACCGCACAATAGGTTGTATCTTCAACCACCAAAAGTTCTTTGGAAATTGTCAGCCCTCTGATGCTGTGGAGGTCTGTGTGTTTGACCTGCATGATGAATCTAAATGGAAACCAATGAGTGGAGAAGCAATAAAATCTGTATGTTCCCCTGGAACGACATCTTCAgttcccccttttcctcctctgtgtgcTTCCACAATAGATGCTGCGGTAACAAGCAATGAGATGGAATTGCAGCTGAGAATATTGGTCTCTGAACACAGAAAG GATCTTGGCCTTTCCACTGTTTGGGATGACCATCTATCCTATCTGTTGTCACCAGCATTAGCTGCCTATGAGCTCGAACGTACAACAAGTATATCTGCAGGAAACGAAGAGTTTCAAGATGCTGTAAGAAGAGCAGTACCTGATGGCCACACTTTTAAAGGGTTTCCTATCCATTTTGTATACAGAAATGCCAGGAGGGCATTTGCCACATGTCTTCG GTCTCCTTTTTGTGAAGAAATAATCTGTTGTAGGGGAGACCAAGTGCGCCTTGCAGTTCGTGTACGAGTGTTTGCGTACCCTGAATCTGCATGTGCTGTTTGGATCATGTTTGCTTGTAAATACCGCTctgtcctttga